The DNA segment CGACGAGTTGAGAAAACACAAAACATACAAAAACGCAACACCTACACTTTCATTGCTTACCATTACTTCAAATGTAATGTACGGTTCCAATACTGGTGCAACTCCAGACGGTCGTAAAGCAGGCGAGGCTTTTGCTCCAGGAGCTAATCCAATGCACGGAAGAGATGAAAACGGTGCGATTGCTTCTTTGAACTCTGTTAGTAAATTAAACTACAACGATGCTCAAGACGGAATTTCTTACACTTTCACTATGGTTCCAAAATCTTTGGGAAATAACATGGAAGAGCAAGTAGCCAATTTGACTACTACCTTGGATGCTTATTTCGGAAGAAATGCACACCACTTGAATGTTAACGTGTTAAACAAGGAAACTTTGGTGGATGCTTACAATCATCCTGAAAATTATCCTCAATTGACCATCCGTGTTTCTGGTTATGCTGTTAATTTCGTACGTTTGTCTAAAGCGCACCAATTAGAAGTGATCAGCAGAACATTCCATGACACCATGTAATTGATTGCAAAGCTTCAAAAATAACTAGGCTTTATAAATGCTATTTCTTTGAACAATTTGTTCAAAGGAATAGCATTTACTAAATCAATTAAAAAATAAAATATGTACTTCCCAGAACAACCCAACCATTTATTAAACGATACCGACTTTGATTCTTTAAGAATACATTCCTTGGAAACCTTTGGGACACACGATGGACCAGGAATACGAATGATTGTTTTCGTTCAAGGATGCCAATTTCGATGCCTGTATTGTCAAAACCCGGATTCAATAGATATTCACGGAGGTTCATTGGTTACCATCGATGAACTTGTTACCAAAGCATTAAAACAAAAATCTTATTTTGGAAAGCAGGGCGGAGTCACCGTTTCTGGTGGAGAACCTTTGTTGCAAAGAGCCAAATTAATTACATTTTTTGACCGTTTGCACGAACAAGGCATCAACACTTGCCTGGATTCGAATGGACGCGTTTTGGACGCACAAACCAAGGAAGTTTTGGACAGAACCGATTTGTTGATGCTGGACGTGAAACACATCAACGAAGAATGGCACAAAAAATTGACCGGTTTAAACAATAGTACCACCTTGAAAGTGGCAGAATACCGTGAAAGCACTGGCAAACCGATGTGGTTGCGCTACGTTTTGGTGCCAGGCTGGACCGATCAAGAAGAATATTTGCACGAATGGGCCAAACATTTTTCGGGTTATAAATCAGTCGAAAGAGTGGAGATTATTCCTTTCCACCAAATGGGGAAACACAAATGGGAACTGTTGAATATGGAGTATGCACTTGCAGAAACACCTTCTCCCACAGCAGAAACGTTGGAAAAAGTAAAAGCCATTTTTGACTTGTATTTGGACAACGTGAAAATAAAATAAATTCAATAAAGAGTATTTAAGAAATTAAAATGAAAAAGAATAAATATTTGATTGTCTTGGCTGGTATGATTATGCAGCTGTCAATCGGGTCTATTTATGCGTACAGCAAATGGATCGAACCCTTGTCAAAAGAATTAAATTGGGATGCCCACGACACCAAAACAGGTTTTAGTTTAGCCATTTGTTTCTTGGGATTGACGGCAGCTTTTATGGGTAAATTTGCCCAAAAAGTGGGGCCAACCAAAGCGGGATTATTGGCCACGCTATTTTTGACTGTAGGATTATTGGGTAGTGCCTTGGCGGTTAATACAGGCTCCATTTACTTGTTTTACTTGACATTTGGTGTTTTGCAAGGCATCGGTTTGGGATTTGGATACGTGGTTCCGGTTTACACTGTCGTAAAATGGTTTCCGGATAAACCAGGATTGGCTTCGGGAATCATCATCATGTCCTTTGCTTT comes from the Flavobacterium limnophilum genome and includes:
- the pflA gene encoding pyruvate formate-lyase-activating protein; this translates as MYFPEQPNHLLNDTDFDSLRIHSLETFGTHDGPGIRMIVFVQGCQFRCLYCQNPDSIDIHGGSLVTIDELVTKALKQKSYFGKQGGVTVSGGEPLLQRAKLITFFDRLHEQGINTCLDSNGRVLDAQTKEVLDRTDLLMLDVKHINEEWHKKLTGLNNSTTLKVAEYRESTGKPMWLRYVLVPGWTDQEEYLHEWAKHFSGYKSVERVEIIPFHQMGKHKWELLNMEYALAETPSPTAETLEKVKAIFDLYLDNVKIK